The following proteins are co-located in the Silene latifolia isolate original U9 population chromosome 1, ASM4854445v1, whole genome shotgun sequence genome:
- the LOC141651554 gene encoding protein FAR1-RELATED SEQUENCE 2-like yields the protein MKFAPFTGIDNHKKSITFGCVLLDHEDDDSFIWAFQQFLKAMGGKEPNYIISDQDTEIINAVPAVFKKARHRFCMWHIMKKVTDKVGSTICKETDFLSRLNNVVWSEDLEPEEFEENWAKVISEFSLEENKWLIDKFAERDRWIPAYFGECPDGQHFKNHTKIREFE from the exons atgaaattTGCACCTTTCACTGGCATTGACAATCACAAAAAATCAATAACATTTGGATGCGTGCTTTTAGATCATGAAGACGATGACTCGTTTATTTGGGCATTTCAGCAGTTCCTGAAAGCAATGGGTGGCAAAGAACCCAATTACATCATCAGTGACCAAGATACCGAAATAATAAATGCAGTTCCAG CCGTGTTCAAAAAAGCAAGACATCgcttttgcatgtggcacattatgAAGAAAGTAACAGACAAGGTTGGGAGCACAATTTGCAAAGAGACTGATTTCTTAAGTCGTCTGAACAATGTTGTCTGGAGCGAGGACTTGGAGCCTGAGGAATTTGAAGAGAATTGGGCTAAAGTCATTAGCGAGTTTTCGTTAGAAGAGAATAAATGGTTGATCGACAAGTTCGCGGAACGAGATCGGTGGATACCCGCTTATTTCGGGGAATGTCCCGATGGGCAACATTTTAAAAAccacacaaagatcaga